The Deinococcus sonorensis KR-87 DNA window CGCAGGCGGGAGACACGACCCTGGTGGTCATTCAGCTGACCGGCGGCAACGACGGCCTGAATACCGTGGTGCCGTACAGCAACGGCGCGTACTACGCCGCGCGGCCCACCATCGCCATCCCGAGACGGGACGTGCTGCCCCTCACCGAAGACCTGGGCATGCACCCGGCGCTCAAGCCGCTGACTGCCCTCTGGGACGCCGGGCAGCTCGCCTGGATGGAGAACGTGGGGTACCCCAACCCGAACCGCAGCCACTTCGCGAGCATGGCGATCTGGCACACCGCCGACCCCACCCAGGCGCAGGCGGACGGCTGGATCGGCCGCATCGCCGAGCAGATCGGCGATCCCTTCTGCGCCAGCACCCCGGGCGTGACGACGCCCCAGGCGCTGCGCGCCAGTGACTTCAGCCTGCCGAGCATCGGCGCGCTGGACACCTTTCAGGTCAAGCTGCCGCAGGGCGTGGAGGGCGCCTTTCAGCAGCTGATGGACGCCCCGCGGCGCGGCGAGGCCGAGTACCTGGCGCGCGCCACCCGCCAGATGCTGCAGAACACCGCCCGCGTGCAGCAGAACGCCAAGCGCTACCGCGCCGGGGCCACCTACCCGGATGGCAGCTTCGCCGCCCAGCTGCGGGACGCCGCGCGCCTGATCGCCGCCGGAGTCGGCCAGCGGGTGCTGTACGTGTCGCTGGGCGGCTTCGACACGCACGCCGGACAGCGGGCCGAGCAGGACGAGCTGCTGGGCACTCTCGCCGCTGGGCTGGCCGCGTTCCAGCAGGACCTGGACCGCCAGGGGCT harbors:
- a CDS encoding DUF1501 domain-containing protein, producing the protein MITRRDFLKSAALAIAATSGMPAFLARAAAQAQAGDTTLVVIQLTGGNDGLNTVVPYSNGAYYAARPTIAIPRRDVLPLTEDLGMHPALKPLTALWDAGQLAWMENVGYPNPNRSHFASMAIWHTADPTQAQADGWIGRIAEQIGDPFCASTPGVTTPQALRASDFSLPSIGALDTFQVKLPQGVEGAFQQLMDAPRRGEAEYLARATRQMLQNTARVQQNAKRYRAGATYPDGSFAAQLRDAARLIAAGVGQRVLYVSLGGFDTHAGQRAEQDELLGTLAAGLAAFQQDLDRQGLAERVVVMGFSEFGRRVAENGSAGTDHGQGSVMFALGHAVKGGVHGDSPDLEALSDGDIQYRQDFRGIYATALTGWLNLDAREVLGGTFGGPAWLA